A genome region from Pseudanabaena sp. Chao 1811 includes the following:
- a CDS encoding methyl-accepting chemotaxis protein, with the protein MVLDSRSRVDSPEAKHVTQSSSNGTEDLETLLSDVPVSIPKAPAIKQNPIKKWWQSLGLRTKTTLVAITAITVPLLALSGFTALYVGQNITESTKRKEAENANVLAYRVAYFMKERYGDIQALAQLSFLTNSKVRELIPITEQKAILDSYIRGYGVYDSIAVYRLDGSLMVDASPEPPPANISKREYFQTVLRTDKPFISQPEPSVVTKKVSIFVAAPVKDANTGKTIAVIRTRMQASALEEVIKDLGEGGEQYHLAESDGKFFVAAEKEQVGRELKADFPSLAPIVSKREFGSAISIDLISNKEQFVGYAPLPKVEGLPDLKWDAVIAIDSDIALKPVLQLLVILATATIFVAILGALLALLISRRATRPILEATDAVVELGKGNLDTRLTVQGQDEMAQLGSNINLMAGQLQDFIALQEEQTRKSEELAEKERQRSEEIQRELITLLSDVEGAVSGDLTVRAQISAGEIGIVADFFNAIVESLRDVVTQVKQATLQVNTSVNTNNESIRTLAEDATLQAEQLDAALQSVEQMTSSIQQVASNARQAADASNIAATTAESGSQAIEQSAVSILQLRQTVAETAKKVKRLGEASQQISKVVVLIDQIALKTNMLAVNASIEAARAGEEGRGFAVVAEEVGALAAQSATATKEIARIVESIQQETSEVVESMEASTLQVVEGTNKVEDARKSLSQIVEVARKVNELFQGISNATISQVQTSQSVKQVMENLSTQSQKSSETSREVSIALQETANVASKLQASVETFKVEAT; encoded by the coding sequence ATGGTTCTTGATTCACGTTCTCGTGTTGATAGCCCTGAGGCTAAACATGTAACCCAATCATCTAGTAATGGAACTGAAGATCTGGAGACATTACTCAGTGATGTACCTGTTTCGATACCTAAAGCTCCTGCAATCAAGCAAAATCCTATCAAAAAATGGTGGCAATCACTAGGTCTAAGGACAAAAACCACACTTGTTGCAATTACAGCGATTACCGTTCCTTTGCTCGCGTTAAGTGGTTTTACAGCCTTATACGTTGGACAAAATATTACCGAATCCACGAAACGGAAGGAAGCAGAAAATGCTAACGTACTAGCCTATCGGGTAGCCTATTTCATGAAAGAGCGCTACGGTGACATTCAAGCCCTTGCTCAGCTATCTTTCTTAACCAATTCTAAAGTCCGAGAACTTATTCCCATAACTGAGCAGAAGGCTATTCTAGATAGCTATATCAGGGGATATGGCGTTTATGACAGTATTGCAGTCTATCGACTAGATGGTAGCTTGATGGTTGATGCAAGTCCTGAACCACCACCAGCCAATATTTCCAAACGTGAATATTTTCAAACAGTTTTGAGAACCGATAAACCATTTATCAGTCAGCCAGAACCTTCCGTTGTCACGAAGAAGGTTAGTATTTTTGTTGCAGCACCAGTAAAAGATGCGAACACGGGAAAAACTATTGCCGTAATTCGGACAAGAATGCAGGCATCAGCACTGGAGGAGGTGATCAAAGACTTGGGCGAAGGGGGGGAACAGTATCACTTAGCTGAATCCGATGGTAAGTTCTTCGTGGCAGCCGAAAAAGAGCAAGTTGGACGTGAACTGAAAGCTGATTTCCCATCGCTGGCTCCGATCGTTAGTAAACGTGAATTTGGTTCTGCAATTTCTATTGACTTAATTTCTAATAAAGAACAATTTGTGGGATATGCACCTTTACCAAAGGTAGAGGGTCTACCAGATCTCAAGTGGGATGCGGTAATTGCGATTGACAGTGATATCGCGCTCAAACCTGTATTGCAATTGTTAGTAATCTTGGCGACAGCAACTATATTTGTCGCAATATTGGGAGCGCTATTAGCACTATTAATATCTCGTCGCGCTACTCGCCCAATTCTCGAAGCAACTGATGCCGTGGTTGAGCTAGGGAAAGGAAATCTCGACACTCGCCTCACAGTCCAAGGTCAGGATGAAATGGCGCAGTTGGGTAGTAACATCAACTTAATGGCAGGACAGTTGCAAGATTTCATCGCTCTGCAAGAAGAACAAACTCGGAAATCTGAAGAACTAGCAGAGAAAGAACGTCAACGAAGTGAAGAAATTCAGCGTGAGTTAATCACGCTCTTAAGTGATGTTGAAGGCGCGGTAAGTGGAGACTTAACTGTTCGTGCTCAAATCTCGGCTGGTGAAATTGGGATCGTTGCTGACTTCTTTAACGCGATTGTAGAAAGCTTACGGGACGTTGTTACACAGGTAAAACAAGCAACTTTACAGGTAAATACATCGGTAAATACGAACAATGAGTCAATTCGCACCCTAGCCGAAGATGCGACCCTGCAAGCAGAACAACTCGATGCAGCGCTGCAATCTGTAGAACAAATGACTAGTTCAATTCAACAGGTGGCAAGTAATGCGAGACAAGCGGCTGATGCATCCAACATCGCGGCGACAACAGCAGAAAGTGGTAGTCAAGCGATCGAGCAATCCGCTGTCAGTATCTTGCAACTACGCCAAACTGTTGCGGAAACTGCTAAAAAGGTAAAGAGACTCGGTGAAGCATCGCAACAGATTTCTAAAGTAGTCGTTTTAATCGACCAAATTGCACTGAAAACGAACATGCTCGCAGTTAACGCTAGTATTGAGGCGGCGCGTGCAGGTGAAGAAGGTCGAGGCTTTGCGGTAGTTGCAGAAGAAGTCGGTGCATTGGCGGCTCAGTCTGCAACTGCAACCAAAGAAATTGCACGCATTGTTGAAAGTATTCAACAGGAAACCAGTGAAGTAGTTGAATCGATGGAAGCTAGTACTTTACAAGTCGTTGAAGGTACAAATAAGGTTGAAGATGCGAGAAAGAGCTTAAGTCAGATTGTGGAAGTAGCGCGTAAGGTAAATGAACTCTTCCAAGGTATTTCCAATGCGACGATTTCGCAGGTGCAAACATCGCAATCAGTGAAGCAGGTTATGGAAAATCTTTCTACGCAATCGCAAAAGTCTTCTGAAACTTCGCGGGAAGTTTCGATCGCCCTACAGGAAACCGCTAACGTTGCTAGTAAGTTACAGGCTTCTGTCGAAACCTTTAAGGTTGAGGCTACTTAG
- a CDS encoding chemotaxis protein CheW, with product MTIELYDQQEQAIAGLPYLSLQLSPEIVVAVQLKSVRETLVLASDRFTQMPNVHPCLMGLVEHRSSVFWVLDLPQLLGFTPLDGTAIETHIAILQFGGAFLGLGVYRIGRVVRINDTEIVSPLELPKTKTPIETVPFLRGWVSQPEDSNKHLYVLDAQAIASHKLSI from the coding sequence TTGACCATCGAATTATATGACCAACAGGAGCAGGCGATCGCAGGATTGCCTTATCTCAGTTTGCAGTTGAGTCCAGAGATTGTAGTGGCAGTACAATTAAAATCTGTGCGTGAAACCTTAGTGCTAGCCTCAGATCGATTTACCCAGATGCCCAATGTCCATCCTTGTTTGATGGGTTTGGTAGAACATCGTAGTAGCGTTTTTTGGGTACTAGACTTACCTCAGTTACTAGGCTTTACCCCCCTTGATGGCACTGCGATCGAGACTCACATCGCGATCTTGCAATTTGGTGGGGCATTTTTAGGATTAGGGGTGTATCGCATTGGGCGTGTAGTCCGTATTAACGATACAGAAATTGTCTCACCTCTGGAATTACCGAAGACAAAGACACCGATCGAAACCGTGCCATTTCTGCGTGGTTGGGTGTCGCAACCCGAAGACAGTAACAAGCATTTGTATGTATTAGATGCACAAGCGATCGCTAGTCACAAGCTCAGCATCTAG
- a CDS encoding response regulator transcription factor, with product MVTVLVVEDTTSERELICEYLRQGGYTVVSATNGTEGLEKFEKTKPNVVITDLVMPGMSGLELCRAIKKLATTKVPVIACTSKNQELDRLWGMKQGVDVYLTKPFTKEDIIQAVRSLAVGG from the coding sequence TTGGTTACAGTATTAGTTGTAGAAGATACGACATCTGAACGTGAGCTGATCTGTGAGTACTTACGACAGGGGGGATATACTGTAGTAAGTGCTACTAATGGGACAGAAGGTTTAGAGAAATTTGAGAAGACTAAACCGAATGTGGTAATTACCGATTTAGTGATGCCAGGCATGAGTGGTTTGGAGCTATGTCGAGCGATCAAGAAGCTAGCTACCACAAAAGTGCCTGTAATTGCCTGTACTTCTAAAAATCAAGAACTTGATCGTCTTTGGGGAATGAAGCAAGGTGTGGATGTCTACCTTACAAAACCATTTACCAAGGAGGATATTATCCAAGCAGTGCGATCGCTGGCTGTAGGAGGATGA
- a CDS encoding response regulator transcription factor, which translates to MTTVLVVEDTASEQDLIVTYLIESGYSVISANNGQEALKKIEGKKPDVVITDLVMPGMSGLELCRSLKKNSETKDVPIVACTSKNQELDKLWGMKQGIDVYLTKPFSREDILRAIRSVA; encoded by the coding sequence ATGACGACGGTTCTTGTAGTTGAAGATACTGCTTCTGAGCAGGACTTGATTGTTACCTATTTAATTGAAAGTGGGTACAGTGTAATCAGTGCTAATAATGGGCAAGAAGCTCTCAAAAAAATTGAGGGAAAAAAGCCTGACGTGGTAATTACAGATTTGGTCATGCCAGGGATGAGTGGTTTAGAGCTATGCCGCAGTTTGAAAAAAAACAGCGAAACTAAAGATGTACCAATTGTTGCTTGCACCTCTAAAAATCAAGAACTTGATAAATTATGGGGAATGAAACAAGGAATTGATGTGTATTTGACTAAGCCTTTCTCTCGCGAGGATATTCTTCGAGCTATTCGTTCTGTGGCTTAA
- a CDS encoding response regulator: MTKDQTQSAKELLKSLELSKNGCVYVVRDRIRWSFYINGGKLVYASHSLESFERLERHLRALSREVPALDDKLRSQLRLMFDDPTPDNAKYKVTSEILCTEYNAILWLVSERYLPSSMASKLVARVIQEVIEAFLCLPDGQFNKIYYEHLLQDTFCSLAVDRILGVVEQRLQAWYSLGPTICSPYQCPYLVSQTSAKKRMSTETVHRLGRILRGFNFCQLGSLLGKDPLVIAKQLSPLIGDGSILLREPLPPFDMLPRTYYLAPDEERENIDRLSETFADEGGASDDISSISQVFASQSVKTWKIVCIDDSESMLSIISSYLGSEDFQVTLIQDSMKALMKITSIRPDLILLDIGMPNVDGYQLCSLIRKSSILKDIPIVMVTGNKGIIDRARARIAGATDYLTKPFAQADLLKMMMRHLM; encoded by the coding sequence ATGACTAAAGATCAAACACAATCTGCTAAAGAACTTTTAAAAAGTCTGGAATTAAGTAAGAACGGATGCGTCTATGTTGTGCGCGATCGCATCCGATGGTCATTCTATATAAATGGCGGCAAACTCGTATATGCCTCTCATTCTCTAGAAAGTTTTGAAAGGCTAGAAAGACATTTACGCGCCCTCAGCCGAGAAGTACCAGCATTAGATGACAAACTGCGATCGCAACTGCGCCTGATGTTTGATGATCCAACCCCCGACAATGCTAAGTACAAAGTTACTAGCGAAATTCTCTGTACTGAATATAACGCCATTCTCTGGTTGGTTAGTGAACGCTATCTGCCTAGCTCTATGGCTAGTAAGCTAGTAGCTCGGGTTATTCAAGAGGTAATTGAAGCTTTTCTTTGTTTGCCCGATGGTCAGTTTAACAAGATCTATTACGAACACCTATTACAAGATACCTTTTGCAGTTTGGCTGTCGATCGCATTTTAGGAGTTGTTGAGCAAAGACTACAAGCATGGTACAGCCTTGGACCAACAATTTGTTCCCCCTATCAATGCCCATACCTAGTTAGCCAAACATCGGCTAAAAAACGAATGTCCACCGAAACTGTCCATAGACTTGGGCGGATTCTTCGTGGGTTTAACTTTTGTCAGCTTGGATCATTACTAGGTAAAGATCCTTTGGTGATCGCCAAACAACTCAGCCCCTTAATAGGCGATGGCTCAATTTTATTGAGAGAGCCATTACCTCCGTTTGATATGTTGCCGCGCACCTACTATTTAGCTCCAGATGAGGAACGCGAAAACATTGACAGACTCTCAGAGACATTTGCCGACGAAGGTGGCGCGAGTGATGATATTTCTAGTATTTCACAGGTTTTTGCCAGTCAATCAGTCAAAACATGGAAAATTGTCTGTATAGATGATAGTGAATCGATGCTGAGTATTATTAGCAGTTACTTGGGAAGTGAAGATTTTCAAGTAACACTCATTCAAGACTCTATGAAAGCCTTAATGAAAATCACTTCGATTCGCCCTGATTTAATCTTGCTAGATATCGGGATGCCCAATGTTGATGGCTATCAACTTTGTTCTTTAATTCGCAAATCTTCAATTTTAAAAGATATTCCAATTGTGATGGTGACTGGCAATAAAGGGATAATTGATCGCGCACGCGCACGCATAGCAGGAGCTACTGACTATCTCACTAAACCCTTTGCTCAAGCTGATTTGCTAAAAATGATGATGCGACATCTGATGTAA
- a CDS encoding YdcF family protein, giving the protein MSLFLSKLLPIFFYPLGLSSLLIAIALVNLLWKSRLSRNASPAKTSFTLFKKNRISSILLAIALIVLLFSSNEVFSKFLVRSLEWRYLPNGELPQAEAIVVLGGGTRPRISPRPWYEVNEAGDRILYGSWLYKQGKAPLLVVTGGRAEWYGDGGNPESEDMAAIAEVMGVPTSAIIQESQSFNTRDNAVNTKHILDQRDINKVLLVTSALHMPRSMEIFRKVGLEVIPAPTDFLSVNNENSKGFAIVLDLLPSAEALKNTTNAIKEYIGLFIYQLAGWA; this is encoded by the coding sequence GTGTCGCTCTTTTTATCCAAGCTTTTACCCATTTTCTTTTATCCCCTTGGGCTATCTAGTCTCCTAATTGCGATCGCTTTAGTTAATTTGTTATGGAAATCTCGGCTATCCCGCAATGCTAGTCCTGCGAAAACATCATTCACACTCTTCAAAAAAAATCGAATTTCCTCAATTCTTTTAGCAATTGCGCTAATAGTTTTGTTGTTCAGTAGTAATGAGGTTTTTTCTAAGTTTCTAGTGCGATCGCTAGAATGGCGATATCTTCCCAATGGTGAATTGCCTCAAGCTGAGGCAATTGTGGTTTTAGGTGGTGGCACGCGCCCACGTATCTCACCGAGACCTTGGTATGAAGTCAATGAAGCTGGCGATCGCATTTTATATGGGTCATGGCTATATAAACAGGGCAAAGCACCTTTGTTGGTAGTGACGGGCGGTAGGGCTGAGTGGTATGGCGATGGGGGTAATCCTGAATCGGAAGATATGGCAGCGATCGCAGAGGTTATGGGTGTCCCCACTAGTGCAATTATCCAAGAATCGCAATCCTTTAATACCCGTGATAATGCGGTGAATACTAAGCACATCCTTGATCAACGAGACATTAATAAGGTCTTGCTCGTCACATCAGCTTTACATATGCCGCGATCGATGGAAATTTTTCGCAAGGTTGGCTTAGAGGTTATTCCTGCACCAACTGACTTTTTATCGGTAAATAATGAAAACAGTAAGGGTTTTGCAATAGTTTTAGATTTATTGCCTAGTGCTGAGGCTCTAAAAAATACAACTAATGCAATCAAAGAATATATTGGGCTATTTATTTATCAATTAGCAGGTTGGGCATAA